In Marasmius oreades isolate 03SP1 chromosome 1, whole genome shotgun sequence, one DNA window encodes the following:
- a CDS encoding uncharacterized protein (MEROPS:MER0039490), with product MSTRLFAVIVGIDQYKSGDTWDLQSCVDDAKRVRRWLRDDLAVPREHISMLLDEHATKQKIEAELSNHLLNNDAVEPGDAVLIYFACHGSSMKAPSDWTTSKLGRTSVEILCTYDHDTKHSEGRVAGISARDMHSFLQTLSSVKGDNITLIIDSCFSCPKSTSCDRQSTRWTSTHKATSSDLAVGSFAVVEGSPNLAFHNPRCTTHTVINASGAGGSAIEGKDGGKFTTIFLQTVRSMHLHNTPLQSLIARISHVIGEGQHPQCSGKRASLMLFGGIPFVQDGRFIPVQYQIEKGFKIEIGSQHGVVKGGEFSLHLHNYIGSQNPAVATVVVHDIYPTWCTGKSKVHYPLTTLPKRCWALLSDRPIVGSLLRKSCTALLHRIWIQQHRHDGASQERKGMSRAVSYEDMGFVPAQNFRIGFPSKKAGSFPRSTKLPELTPVQAAAA from the coding sequence ATGTCTACTCGTCTTTTCGCTGTCATTGTCGGTATCGACCAATACAAGTCCGGCGATACGTGGGATTTACAGTCCTGCGTCGACGATGCAAAACGAGTGCGCCGTTGGCTCAGAGACGACCTTGCCGTTCCCCGGGAGCACATATCTATGCTGCTTGACGAACACGCTACCAAGCAGAAGATCGAGGCTGAGCTTTCAAATCACCTCTTGAATAATGACGCCGTTGAGCCTGGTGACGCTGTTCTGATCTATTTTGCATGTCATGGCAGCTCGATGAAGGCACCCTCTGACTGGACAACGTCCAAGCTCGGGAGAACCAGCGTCGAGATACTCTGCACTTATGACCACGATACAAAACATTCAGAAGGAAGAGTAGCTGGCATTTCTGCACGGGATATGCATTCCTTTCTCCAAACGCTGTCTTCAGTTAAGGGAGACAACATCACCCTCATCATTGATTCATGTTTTTCTTGCCCTAAATCCACCTCCTGCGACCGTCAGTCCACTCGCTGGACATCAACACACAAAGCGACGTCGAGCGACCTGGCCGTTGGCTCGTTTGCGGTTGTGGAGGGTAGTCCCAACCTCGCCTTTCATAATCCCCGATGCACCACTCATACTGTCATCAATGCCTCTGGGGCTGGCGGAAGTGCCATCGAAGGCAAAGACGGGGGTAAATTCACCACAATTTTCCTCCAGACTGTGCGCTCGATGCACCTTCATAACACCCCTTTGCAGTCTCTGATCGCACGAATTAGTCACGTTATTGGGGAGGGCCAGCACCCTCAGTGCTCTGGTAAACGCGCAAGCCTGATGTTATTCGGTGGCATTCCTTTCGTTCAAGATGGTCGATTCATTCCAGTACAGTATCAAATTGAAAAGGGCTTCAAAATCGAAATAGGCTCTCAGCATGGCGTGGTGAAAGGCGGCGAATTCTCCCTTCATCTTCACAACTACATCGGCTCGCAGAACCCTGCTGTTGCGACTGTTGTAGTACATGATATCTATCCCACGTGGTGTACTGGAAAATCAAAGGTACATTACCCGCTCACCACCTTACCGAAGAGGTGTTGGGCTTTGTTGAGTGACCGTCCTATTGTTGGATCGCTTCTCAGAAAGAGCTGTACAGCTTTGCTCCATCGGATTTGGATACAGCAACATCGGCACGATGGCGCGAGTCAGGAGAGAAAGGGCATGTCCCGGGCGGTTAGCTATGAGGACATGGGTTTCGTGCCGGCCCAAAATTTCAGGATAGGTTTCCCGAGCAAGAAAGCTGGTTCTTTTCCGAGGTCTACAAAGCTCCCTGAACTCACTCCAGTTCAAGCGGCTGCTGCTTGA
- a CDS encoding uncharacterized protein (BUSCO:EOG09262FJB) encodes MSLVCQQCKEPLQLDASIVDLAPSAFDTIVASLPPPASTYGRRASEAEKLDQLPAPSSVKNVLKKSSATSRTSLSPRAQAKQPQQHLPLPNESFVLLQDSIIRNIPTTPPNVRQEKGSIKAKTSPKNESDPIQHTLTHPPPLSHHLRSTARLFNLISNRTDIDHPLCAECTQILLTSLQRQLDETKKERDGYLAFEKEVKKERERDSQGISREEATKKIEKLKLEELAAVEQLVEAERERQALDEELRVLEQEEKMLELEEAESAISPIPAFDYSDIHRLSSFWRNHNDNLLATDHQLAQLATIRTAYTADSATLDKLERTNVYNDAFCIGHDGVFGTINGLRLGRVPGVPVEWAEINAAWGQTLLLLHTIARKLDYKFEK; translated from the exons ATGAGTCTTGTATGTCAGCAATGTAAAGAACCTCTACAG CTAGATGCATCGATTGTAGACTTGGCCCCATCGGCATTCGATACTATCGTTGCCTCTTTACCACCACCTGCTTCAACATATGGTCGCCGTGCGTCTGAAGCAGAGAAATTAGACCAACTTCCTGCACCTTCTTCGGTTAAAAATGTATTGAAGAAGTCGTCAGCTACTTCTAGAACTTCGTTGTCTCCCAGAGCACAAGCGAAACAACCACAGCAACACCTTCCTCTACCCAATGAGTCGTTTGTTCTTCTCCAGGACAGCATAATCCGAAACATCCCCACAACACCACCCAACGTGCGTCAGGAAAAAGGATCGATCAAGGCAAAAACCTCTCCAAAGAACGAGTCGGACCCTATTCAGCACACTCTAACACACCCCCCGCCTCTTTCCCATCACCTTCGTTCGACTGCACGTCTCTTCAACTTAATATCTAACCGTACCGACATCGATCACCCTCTTTGTGCGGAATGCACGCAGATACTTCTCACCTCTCTACAACGTCAGCTGGATGAGACAAAGAAGGAGCGGGATGGCTATCttgcttttgagaaagaggtgAAGAAGGAGCGGGAACGAGACTCTCAAGGAATTTCCAGAGAAGAAGCCACAAAGAAAATTGAAAAATTGAAATTGGAAGAACTCGCGGCTGTTGAACAACTAGTAGAGGCCGAAAGGGAGCGGCAAGCGTTAGACGAGGAACTTCGGGTTTTGGAacaagaagagaagatgCTCGAATTAGAAGAGGCCGAGTCCGCGATCTCCCCTATTCCCGCTTTCGATTATTCTGATATCCATCGACTATCTAGTTTCTGGCGCAATCATAATGACAATCTGCTGGCCACCGACCATCAATTAGCGCAGCTTGCAACTATTCGGACAGCCTACACCGCCGATTCGGCAACTTTGGATAAACTCGAGCGTACTAACGTCTACAACGACGCGTTCTGCATTGGACATGACGGGGTTTTTGGTACAATCAATGGTCTACGGCTGGGTAGAGTTCCAGGTGTTCCC GTCGAGTGGGCCGAAATCAATGCAGCCTGGGGccaaactcttcttctgctccATACAATCGCGCGGAAATTGGATTACAAGTTCGAGAAGTAG
- a CDS encoding uncharacterized protein (BUSCO:EOG09261DGU), which yields MGLLYLGTPLTWEDAKQYADHVRHHGITQFLNIWDRLKDKTGDELLWGDEIEYMVISFDDEKKNAKLSLRQTEILAKLSAIVSDICSECDSSIAVPTFHPEYGRYMLESTPGSPYTGSISDLLIVEQNMRYRRSLARRHLQPNEVPLTFTSFPRLGSPGQFTEPYHDPCDAVSSHSLFLPEEITNPHARFPTLTANIRRRRGSKVAINLPIYFDEKTPRPFVDPTIPWDRTIYPEDPEAKNGAALSDHIYLDAMGFGMGCCCLQLTFQACNVAEARRLYDALIPVGPILLALTAASPIWRGYLADVDCRWNVIAGSVDDRTEEERGLKPLVNDRYKIPKSRYDSVDLYISQSWMNRPEYNDNHLPIDEGIYDRLKAHGIDDLLSKHVAHLFIRDPLVVFSETIDQDDETSNDHFENIQSTNWQTLRFKPPPPNSSIGWRVEFRSMEVQITDYENAAFAVFVVLLSRAILCFNINFYIPISKVDENMERAQERAAVKSRRFFFRKDVFTDGTPFSSRSSSPMNKEKKLLNHFPTPPPPENGSHRKSVEEEYEEMTMNEIMNGKGEDFPGLVGLAAAYLDTLDIDPDELVKLQGYLDLVRRRANGSLLTAATWMRNFVRSHPKYAKDSVVSQEVNYDLMVAVDEIERGVRKAPEFLPEDYSGGNRDAGSIRV from the exons ATGGGCCTCCTATATCTCGGAACTCCTCTCACTTGGGAGGACGCTAAACAGTACGCAGACCACGTTCGACATCATGGTATCACTCAATTTCTGAACATTTGGGATCGCTTGAAGGACAAGACAGGAGATGAACTGCTCTGGGGCGATGAG ATCGAGTACATGGTGATCTCCTTCGATGACGAAAAAAAGAACGCAAAGCTATCTTTACGGCAAACCGAGATTCTGGCGAAACTTAGCGCAATTGTCAGTGACATTTGCAGCGAGTGCGATTCTTC GATCGCCGTACCCACTTTCCATCCCGAATATGGCCGTTACATGCTCGAATCAACGCCTGGCTCTCCTTACACTGGAAGCATCTCAGATTTGCTTATCGTTGAGCAAAACATGCGATACAG GCGGAGTCTGGCTCGACGACACCTTCAACCCAATGAGGTACCTTTGACCTTCACATCTTTCCCGCGCCTCGGTAGCCCCGGACAATTCACAGAACCTTATCATGACCCGTGTGATGCCGTTTCAAGCCATAGTCTCTTCCTTCCAGAAGAGATAACCAATCCTCATGCTCGTTTCCC GACACTGACCGCAAATATCAGACGCAGGCGTGGGTCGAAAGTAGCCATCAATCTCCCGATATACTTCGACGAGAAAACCCCTCGGCCATTTGTGGACCCAACAATTCCTTGGGATCGCACTATCTATCCAGAAGATCCAG AGGCCAAAAATGGGGCGGCTCTCTCAGATCACATATATCTAGACGCAATGGGTTTTGGGATGGGGTGCTGTTGCCTACAGCTGACATTTCAAGCGTGTAATGTCGCCGAGGCGCGGCGTTTATACGATGCCTTAATACCTGTCGGTCCGATATTG CTAGCCCTGACTGCTGCCAGTCCAATTTGGAGGGGATACCTCGCGGATGTCGATTGTCGTTGGAATGTGATCGCCGGCAGCGTTGACGATCGTACGGAAGAGGAACGAGGATTGAAG CCTCTCGTTAATGACCGATATAAGATTCCAAAATCGAGATACGACAGTGTAGATCTTTACATTTCTCAGAGCTGGATGAACAGGCCGGAGTATAATGACAACCACTTACCCATCGATGAGGGCATCTATGATCGCTTAAAAGCTCATG GCATTGATGATCTCCTTTCGAAGCACGTTGCGCATCTTTTCATTAGAGACCCTCTTGTTGTATTTTCCGAAACCATAGATCAAGATGACGAAACTAGCAACGACCACTTCGAG AACATCCAATCGACTAATTGGCAGACCTTACGTTTCAAACCTCCCCCACCAAACTCTTCAATCGGTTGGAGGGTTGAATTCAGGAGCATGGAGGTGCAGATTACAGATTATGAGAACGCCGCCTTCGCTGTCTTTGTGGTGCTCCTTTCTCGAGCAATCCTATGCTTCAATATCAATTTCTACATTCCTATATCGAAG GTCGATGAGAACATGGAGAGGGCGCAGGAGCGGGCGGCTGTCAAGTCCCGGCGGTTCTTTTTCCGGAAAGACGTATTCACTGATGGCACACCGTTTTCGTCCCGGTCCTCGTCTCCCAtgaataaggaaaagaaactcTTGAATCATTTTCCCACTCCGCCTCCGCCAGAGAATGGTTCCCATCGGAAGTCAGTAGAGGAGGAGTACGAAGAGATGACCATGAACGAGATAATGAACGGCAAG GGAGAAGATTTTCCGGGTCTCGTGGGATTGGCGGCGGCCTATCTAGATACCCTAGATATTGATCCTGACGAGCTGGTCAAACTACAAGGTTATCTTGACCTTGTCCGTCGTCGTGCCAATG GATCGCTTCTTACAGCCGCTACGTGGATGCGGAACTTTGTCCGGTCACATCCTAAATATGCTAAGGACTCGGTGGTCAGCCAGGAGGTAAACTATGACTTGATGGTCGCTGTGGACGAAAT CGAAAGAGGTGTTCGAAAAGCTCCCGAATTTTTACCAGAGGACTATAGTGGCGGCAATAGAGATGCAGGCTCTATCAGGGTGTAA
- a CDS encoding uncharacterized protein (BUSCO:EOG092657H8) — MASLRLITSAARRAPSTFTSARRGYAEATDKIKLSMALPHQSIFSSTDVVQVNICAATGDMGILANHVPSIEPLRPGVVEVVESSGSKKWFISGGFATVHPNNKLTINAVEAAPLDAFSPEAVRTNLQEASRVANGNGSEEDKMEARIEADVYESLQHALGSK, encoded by the exons ATGGCCTCTCTACGATTAATAACCTCTGCTGCACGGCGAGCACCTTCGACCTTTACCTCGGCGAGACGCGGATATGCAGAAGCTACTGATAAAATCAAGCTCTCTATGGCTTTGCCTCACCAG TCCATCTTTTCTTCCACAGACGTAGTTCAGGTTAACATTTGTGCTGCTACTGGTGACATGGGTATCTTGGCCAACCACGTCCCTTCTATTGAGCCGTTACGTCCGGGGGTTGTCGAAGTAGTAGAGTCCAGCGGGTCCAAGAAGTGGTTCA TCTCTGGTGGATTTGCGACTGTACATCCAAACAACAAGCTCACTATCAATGCTGTAGAGGCAGCGCCTCTGGACGCTTTCTCACCCGAG GCTGTCCGCACAAATTTGCAAGAAGCGTCGCGAGTGGCAAATGGCAACGGAAGTGAAGAAGACAAGATGGAAGCACGTATAGAAGCAGATGTGTATGAGTCGCTACAGCATGCGCTCGGCTCAAAATAA